CGCGATGATGGCGATGACTATCATTAATTCAATTAAGGTAAATCCTTTATTCAAGGTAGTTTGTGTAGTTAGTTTCATTTATTTTCCTTTCGTTAAGCCTTTATTGGCTGAAATATTGTGAAAAGGGAAAATTTTTTTGTAAAACAGACCGCACTTTTTCTGCGATCCTGATCGCAAAAATAGGAAAAATGTATGCGAAAAATAAAAGATATTGAGAAAGGATTTCTGACTAATTGTCGACAAATTCCATCTCCGCATTTTGATAAACGCCCAGATTTACAAGATATTTCACTTCTGGTGATCCATTACATTAGTTTACCGCCAGAACAATTTGGTGGCGGATATGTGGATGATTTTTTTCAAGGAAAATTAGATCCTAAGATTCATCCTTATTTTGAAGAAATTCATCAAATGCGTGTTTCAGCCCATTGTTTGATTGAACGAGATGGGCGAATTACGCAATATGTTAATTTTAACCATAGGGCTTGGCATGCTGGATTATCTTGCTTTCAAGGGCGAGAAAAATGTAATGATTTTGCCATTGGAATTGAGTTAGAAGGTAGTAATGAGCAGCCTTTTACTAATGAGCAGTATTTGGCATTGCAAGAGCTTACTAACTTAATCATGAAAAGTTACCCTAAAATTACGAAAGAGCGGATTGTTGGGCATTGTGATATTTCGCCAGGACGTAAGATCGATCCCGGTCAATATTTTGATTGGGAACGTTATTTTGCCTGCCTGAAATAATTTGTTTAAAAATTAGACATTAAAATTTAGAGACTTCTGTGTATTACAAATATTGTAATGTTTTATCTATAAGTGATTGAATTTAAATGGATAAATTTTATCTTGAAATTATCTTGGAAAGGTTTGTTTGAGTTATACAACATTATGGATTTTCTCAACCACAATTTTATCCACAGAAATATTGAATAACTCAAAGAGATTGCTAAAAGATCTTTGGTGAATGGAATCACTTTAAAAATTGTATTTTTTTACCGCACTTTCTTCTATTTTTGTATGTAAAAAGTGCGGTTTATTTTTGTTTAAGATCTTTTGATTGGAAATAACTCAATTTATTTTTAAGTTTGATGTGATAAGGATCCTTCCCCGTTTTTACGTGATCAATTCACAATCAGAAATCCGTTATTCACAATGTTATCCACAATCTGTGTATTTTATTGTGTAGCCAGCCCCTTGGTTGATAAAAACACTGATTTATGAAACAATCTGCAGATTATTTTTATATGAAAAATTTAAGGTAAAACGATAGTGATCGATTTTGATGGCTACCGTCCAAATGTGGGTATTGTGATTTGTAATCGCAACGGGCAAGTGCTTTGGGCGAAGCGCTGTGGGCAAAATTCGTGGCAGTTTCCGCAAGGTGGCATTAATGATAATGAAAGTGCCGAGCAAGCGATGTATCGTGAACTGTACGAAGAAGTTGGTCTACAGCCTAAAGATGTGCGCATTTTATATGTATCTAAGCATTGGTTGCGTTATAAATTACCAAAACGTTTGTTGCGTTATGACAGCAAACCGATGTGTATAGGACAAAAGCAACGCTGGTTTTTGTTACAGCTTGTTGGCGATGAAAAAAATATCAATATGCAAACGACCAAATCTCCAGAATTTGATGGATGGCGTTGGGTGAGTTTTTGGTATCCTGTTCGTCAGGTCGTATCTTTCAAAAAAGAAGTGTATCGCAAAGCGATGAAAGAGTTTTCGGGGGTGTTGTTCTCAGAAAATCCTCCTGTGTATCAACCTGCACGAGAATTGGAGCAAAAATCTTATACTCATCCTAAAAAATATAATGGTTCAAAATTTCCAAAACGTTCTTTTAATAAAACAAGGAATTCATAATGCTTAGCTTTATTTTACTTTGTTTGCTTGTGGGAGCGGTTGCTGGCTTTTTTGCGGGACTTTTTGGTATTGGTGGTGGATTACTGATTGTTCCTGTGTTGGTGTACTTGTTACCAATGGTGGGTGTGCCTGAATCTTTATTAATGTCTACCGCACTTGGAACCTCTTTCGCAACGATTGTTATTACTGGCTTTTCTTCGGCTCAACGACATCATAAGTTAGGTAATGTTGTGTGGAGTGCGGTGAAGATCCTTGCTCCGAGCATCATGGTTAGCGTGTTTATTTGCGGTTTCTTTATCGGAAAACTTGATCGCGATATTTCTAGTAAATTATTTGCCTGTTTAGTGGTTTATCTCGCAGTTAAAATGGTCTTATCTATTAAACCTAAGACAAATAAAACAGTTAAACCTTTGACGACTCAATCGTCTATTATTGGTGGCATTTTAATTGGTATGGCATCTAGCGCTGCAGGGATCGGTGGTGGCGGATTTATTGTGCCGTTTTTAAATTCTCGCGGTATCGATATGAAAAAGGCTATTGGTTCCTCGGCTTTCTGTGGCATGTTACTTGGAACTTCTGGAATGTTCAGTTTTATGTTAAGTGGCTGGGGGAATGTGGCAATGCCGGAATATTCTTTAGGTTACATTTATTTCCCTGCAGTGTTATGTATTACTGCCACATCGTTTTTCACGTCAAAACTTGGTGCGACAGCCACCTCAAAACTACCAGTGCCAACTTTGAAGAAAGGGTTTGCACTTTTATTAATTACCATTGCTGTTGATATGTTTATTAGATAGAGAAAATTATGAATTCAAATTACTTGCTTCTGCCTCATTTTGATCCAACCATTTTTACTCTTGGTGATAGCAATATCGGCTTACGTTGGTATGGTTTGATGTACCTTTTAGGTTTTATTTTTGCACGCTGGCTTGCGGTTCGCCGTGCTAGTCGCCCAAATAGCGGTTGGACAGTGGATCAAGTTGATACCTTACTTTTCAACGGTTTTATGGGCGTATTTATTGGCGGACGTGTTGGCGATGTATTTTTTTATAATTTGGAGCGTTTCTTACAAGAGCCGCTTTATTTGTTCCGTGTTTGGGAAGGTGGAATGTCTTTCCATGGCGGCTTAATAGGCGTCATTGTTGCCATGATTTGGACGTCTTATTCACAAAAACGTAATTTTTGGCAAACGGCTGATTTTGTTGCGCCTTTGATTCCGTTTGGTTTAGGTTTAGGTAGAATTGGTAATTTCATTAATCTTGAGCTATGGGGACGCGAAACGGATGTGCCTTGGGCAATGATTTTCCCGAATGATCCGCTATTACTTCCTCGTCATCCATCGCAACTTTATGAAGCTTTTCTAGAAGGCGTAGTGTTGTTTACGATTCTGAATATTTTTATTAAAAAGCCACGTCCAATGGGTTCCGTTGCTGGTTTATTTTTAATTGGCTATGGCATCTTCCGTTTTATCGTGGAATATGTTCGTGAGCCCGAAGTTGAAAATTTCTTTGGGGTCATTACAAGAGGACAAGCGCTTTGTTTACCAATGATTATTGGTGGTGCTTTAATTATGGCTTGGGCTTATTCACACAAAAGTGCAGTAATAAAATAGGAGATTTTTATGAAGCAATATCTTGATCTTTGTCGTCGCATTATTAATGAAGGTGAATGGGTTGCCAATGAGCGTACAGGTAAGCGTTGTCTGACGGTTATTAATGCAGATTTAGAATATGATGTGGCGAATAATCAATTTCCGTTGATAACCACGCGTAAAAGTTATTGGAAAGCTGCAATTGCCGAATTTTTAGGTTACATTCGTGGATATGACAATGCCGCTGATTTCCGCGCACTTGGTACTAAAACTTGGGATGCTAATGCGAATGAAAATGCCGCATGGCTTGCGAATCCGCACCGTAGAGGCGTTGATGATATGGGGCGTGTATATGGTGTGCAAGGCAGAGCATGGCGTAAGCCTAATGGAGAAACCATCGATCAGTTACGCAAAATTGTTAATAATTTGACCAATGGCATTGATGATAGAGGGGAAATTTTAACCTTCTTTAACCCTGGTGAGTTTGATCTTGGTTGTCTTCGTCCTTGTATGCATACGCATACTTTTTCTCTTGTGGGCGATACTTTACATCTTACTAGTTATCAACGTTCCTGTGATGTTCCACTTGGATTGAATTTCAATCAAATTCAAGTGTTTACTTTCTTGTCGCTTATGGCTCAGATTACGGGCAAAAAAACAGGCAAGGCATATCATAAAATTGTGAATGCGCATATTTATGAAGATCAGCTTGAATTAATGCGTGATGTGCAACTTAAACGCGAGCCTTTCCCATTGCCAAAATTAGAAATTAATCCAGATATAAAAACGCTTGAAGATTTAGAAACTTGGGTCACGATGGATGATTTTAAAGTCGTTGGCTATCAATCTCATGATCCGATTAAATATCCGTTTTCCGTCTAATGGATGTATCAAAAGTGCGGTCAGAATTTGATGAGAAAATGATGCGCTACGCCCTTGAACTTGCGGATAAAGCAGAAACGTTAGGTGAGATTCCTGTGGGGGCGGTGTTGGTGGATGATGCTGGAAATATTATTGGCGAAGGTTGGAATCTCTCCATTGTTCAAAGTGATCCTACCGCACATGCTGAAATTATCGCTTTGCGTAATGGGGCGAAAAATATTCAAAATTATCGCCTACTGAATACTACGCTTTATGTGACATTAGAGCCTTGCACAATGTGTGCTGGGGCAATTTTGCATAGCCGTATTAAACGTCTTGTGTTTGGTGCTTCTGATTATAAAACCGGTGCGGTTGGATCGCGTTTCCATTTTTTTGATGATTATAAGATGAATCATACTCTGGAGATTACATCTGGTGTATTGGCTGAAGAGTGTAGTCAGAAATTAAGCGCATTTTTTCAGAAGAGACGTGAAGAGAAAAAAATAGAGAAAGCATTGTTAAAAAAGTCTGATTGATATTAAATCTCCCTTCTCTCCTATTCTTAGCTTTTAAAAACCAGGGTTTATTGTTATCTCAAGTCGTTTTACATGCGGAAATTCTTCTTGAATGAGTTTCAATAATTCAGTCTGTCTGAATAAAATTCCTTGGCGAACGATCGCATTTGCTGTCTCAATAAAAATTGAGTTATCTGTCATATTACCAATACGAAATTTGCCGTGAAATTCCTGTGGAAAAATGCGGTTAAATTTTTGATTAAGTTCATTGATGGCAAGGCCTTTTTTCATTATTTTGGCAAAGGGCGATTGCTCAAGCACATCCATAATATTGACTGCTTTTTGATAACGTTCAGCCTTGTTTTCCATAAAGTCTGCCCCCATAAATGACATTAGTTTAGATTTCCGCTACAATACACATAATTTTCATAATAAACAACGAGACGATGATTTCAGGCACTGTCAAACCGAATTTTTGGTCGCGATTACTTTTAAGTATCATCGCGATTTTTGCTTTGCCTAACGCACAAAGTTTTGAAAATCAAAATAATGCGGAAAATTATTCCTCGAGTGTTTCCATTCAACAAGCGTTGGAAACGGTAAAAGTAGCACGTGAAGTGCAACGACAAGCTATTCCTCAACCTTTAATTTCCCGTCAAACTGAAAAACAACCTAAAATTCAACCGCACTTTTTAGCTGATGCGTTGAATCCTAGTGCGCCAATTCGAGCAGGCCCCTTGCTTATTTAATTTTTCTGTTTTTGTGAAGAATATTGCTATTGAAATAGCGATATTTTAAAAAAGAATTATTGTGCATGGAAGAAAGTATTTCATACGCATTTAGCTATTTAACTTATATATTTAAAAAGAGAAATTATGAGCATTTTAACGAAAATTTTTGGTAGCCGTAACGACCGTATTTTACGTAAATTAAGAAAACAAGTTGCAAAAATCAATAAATTAGAACCTGAGTTTGAAGCCCTTACAGATGAACAACTTCGTGCAAAAACAGATGAATTTCGTCAACGTTTAAGTGCGGGCGAAACTTTGCAACAAATTTTACCAGAAGCATTCGCAACGGTACGTGAAGCAAGTAAGCGCGTGCTTGGTATGAGACATTTTGATGTTCAGCTTATTGGTGGGATGGTATTGACTAACCGCTGTATCGCAGAAATGCGCACTGGTGAAGGTAAAACATTAACTGCGACTTTGCCTTGTTATTTAATCGCACTTGAAGGTAAAGGCGTTCATGTTGTGACAGTGAATGACTATCTTGCTCGCCGAGATGCAGAAACAAACCGTCCGTTATTTGAATTTTTGGGCATGAGTGTAGGCGTAAATATTCCTGGTTTACCGCCTGAAGAAAAACGTGCGGCTTATGCAGCTGATATTACTTATGCAACCAATAGTGAACTTGGTTTTGATTATTTACGTGACAACTTAGCTCACTCAAAAGAAGAGCGTTTCCAACGTACCTTAGGCTATGCGCTGGTGGATGAAGTGGATTCCATCTTAATTGATGAAGCGCGTACACCATTGATTATTTCTGGTCAAGCTGAAGACAGTTCTGCGCTTTATATTGCAGTCAATAAACTGATTCCAAACTTAATTAAGCAAGAAAAAGAAGATACAGAAGAATACCAAGGCGAAGGGGACTTTACTTTAGATCTTAAATCTAAACAGGCGCACTTAACTGAACGTGGCCAAGAAAAAGTGGAAGATTGGTTGATTGCGCAAGGTTTAATGCCAGAAGGGGATTCTTTGTATTCTCCTGGTCGAATTGTATTACTTCACCATGTTATGGCTGCCTTGCGTGCGCACACATTGTTTGAAAAAGATGTCGATTACATTGTAAAAGATGGTGAAATCGTGATTGTTGATGAACATACTGGTCGAACAATGGCAGGGCGTCGTTGGTCGGATGGTTTACATCAAGCCATTGAGGCAAAAGAAGGGGTTGAAATTAAGAGTGAAAACCAAACTGTTGCGTCAATTTCTTACCAAAACTACTTCCGTTTATATGAGCGTCTTGCAGGTATGACGGGGACTGCGGATACTGAAGCGTTTGAGTTCCAACAAATTTATGGCTTGGAAACCGTTGTGATTCCAACAAACCGTCCAATGATTCGTGATGATCGTACCGATGTGATGTTTGAAAATGAACAGTATAAATTTAATGCAATTATTGAAGACATCAAAGATTGTGTTGAACGCCAGCAACCAGTTTTAGTGGGGACGATTTCAGTAGAAAAATCAGAAGAATTATCTAAGGCTTTAGATAAAGTAGGTATTAAACACAATGTATTGAATGCGAAATTCCACCAACAAGAAGCAGAAATCGTGGCAGAAGCTGGTTATCCCGGTGCGGTGACTATCGCAACGAATATGGCGGGTCGCGGTACGGATATTATCCTTGGTGGTAACTGGAAAGCGCAGGCTGCTAAATTAGAAAATCCAACTCAAGAACAAATTGAAGCGCTTAAAGCTGAGTGGGAAAAGAACCACGAGATTGTAATGAAAGCAGGTGGTTTGCATATTATCGGTACAGAGCGTCATGAATCTCGCCGTATCGATAACCAGTTGCGTGGTCGTTCTGGCCGTCAAGGTGACCCAGGCTCTTCTCGTTTCTATCTTTCTTTGGAAGACGGCTTAATGCGCATTTATTTAAATGAAGGTAAACTCAATTTAATGCGTAAAGCGTTCACCGTGCCTGGTGAGGCTATGGAATCGAAAATGTTGGCGAAAGTGATTGCATCTGCTCAAGCAAAAGTTGAGGCTTTCCATTTCGATGGTCGTAAAAACCTACTTGAATATGATGATGTGGCAAATGACCAACGTCATGCCATTTATGAGCAACGTAATTATTTGCTTGATAATGATGATATTTCTGAAACTATCAACGCTATTCGCCACGATGTATTTAATAGCGTGATTGATCAATATATTCCACCGCAATCTTTGGAAGAACAATGGGATATTAAAGGGCTTGAAGAGCGTTTAGCTCAAGAGTTTGGTATGGAATTACCAATTTCTCATTGGCTGGAAGAAGACAATAATCTTCACGAAGAAAACTTGCGTGAACGCATCGTCGAAGTCGCCGAAAAAGAATATAAAGAAAAAGAAGCGCTGGCTGGTGAAGAAACCATGCGTAACTTTGAAAAAGGCGTTATGTTACAAACCTTAGATGAGCTTTGGAAAGAACACCTAGCTGCGATGGATTATTTGCGCCAAGGTATTCATTTACGCGGTTATGCACAAAAAGATCCAAAACAAGAGTATAAAAAAGAATCTTTCCGTATGTTTACGGAAATGTTGGATTCTTTAAAACACCACGTTATCACGACGTTAACGCGTGTACGTGTGCGTACTCAAGAAGAAATGGAAGAAGCTGAACGTGCTCGTCAGGAGATGGCTGCTCGTATCAATCAAAATAATTTACCTGTGGATGAAAATGGTCAGGCAATCCAAAATTCAGATTCTAAAGATTATTCAGAACGTCGCATTGGACGCAATGAGCCTTGTCCTTGTGGTTCGGGTAAAAAATACAAGCATTGTCATGGCAGTCGTGCTGCTCGCCATTAATGATTAGCCAAAGTGCGGTGATTTTTCACCGCACTTTTTTCATAGGTACTATTGGATAGAAGAAATGGATAAAAAAATTATACAAGTTGCTGCGGGTATTATTCGTAATGAGTTTAGTCAGATCTATTTAACGCAACGTTTAGAAGGACAGGATTTTGCCCAATCTTTAGAATTTCCTGGTGGAAAAGTGGATGCGGGAGAAACACCAGAACAGGCGTTAAAACGTGAACTGGAAGAGGAAATTGGCATTGTGGTATTAAATGCTGAACTTTACGAACGCTTCCAATTTGAATATCCAACAAAGATTATTTCTTTTTTCTTTTATGTCGTAGATGAATGGATTGGAGAGCCTTTTGGGCGAGAAGGTCAAGAAGGATTTTGGATTGAGCAACGCACATTGGACGCAGGGCAGTTTCCGCCAGCTAATGCTAAATTAATTCATCGATTGCTGAATGAAGCTCTCCATCCTATAAAATAAAACCCTAGTCAGACTAGGGTTTATATAACATCTATTGATTTTTTCAAATTATTTCGGCATTGCGGCTTTCATTTGTTTAAGTTGCTCTGCCGCTTGATTACAAGCCTTATCTTGTGCCGCTACGGGCATTGATGCAAATTGTTGTTTGCTTGATTCATATTGCGCTTTCATTGTATTTGCTTGCGCAGCTGGCATTGATGCTAAGAAAGAATCAATTTCAGCGAAATAAGTTTTACAACTTGCAGACAAATCAGCTGCAGAAGCTGAAAAACCAAATCCCATTAAAATAAGTGTAGCTAGTGTTTTTTTCATCATGATATCCTCACGAAAGTTAATTAATAAGTCATTGCCGATATGGCGTTTTATTATACCATTTTAGCGCAAAAAAAAAACAATAGCGATTACAAACAAATTTTCACAGACAAATCAGCGAGTTTAATCCACACTTCATCGCTAAATTCTTGTTTAGCAAGACGTTCAATATTGGCGAGTTCTTGGATAATTTCGTAGAGCTTTTGGTAGGTTAAACGTTGAATCGCACTTAAAAAGAGCGGTCGGCGATTTTGCCAGATTTTTAGACGGTCAAATTCAGTCTTAATTTGTTGAGTTGGAAGTTTTTCCGTTGTCATAATACCTTGCTGTGGTTTTGTGAGTTCAAGCAACGTAAATAATTCTCGCTGTAGCGTGCGTAATAAAATAATAGGTTGCACATCTTCAGCTTGTAAACCTTTTAAAATACGTTTAGCACGATTTGCTTTTCCCATTAGCAACGCATCAATCCATTGAAATGGTGTAAAAATTGAGGATTGTTCCACCACGCTAATAACACGATTGTAATTAAGTTTATGATCGGGATGAAGTAAATCTAAAAGCTGCAAAGTTTGCTTGAGTGCGAGCAGATTGTTTTCATAACTATAACAAAGTTGTTGGATTGCTTCATCATCAGCTTCTAATCCCATCGCTTTGGTACGATTTTTTACCCAACGAGGGAGATTTTCAGCTGTAGGCGTTTGGCAATTTACAAGAATCGCACTGGTTTCATATTGGTTTAGTTCAACAAACCATGCTTGGTTTTCATTTACTTTTGCTAGCTTTGCAATTTGTAAAATCAGCAAGATCTCGTCATGTAGAACCGAAATAAATTCTTGCAGATTTTTCTGTAAAAGTGCGGTGAAATTTTCAGGTAAATTTAATACCATGACTTGTTTGTTAAAAAACAATCCCATGGACTGACAGGATTCTATGAGTTGTGCCCAGTCAGTTTGGCTATCAATCTGAATGTTATTTTTCTCATCGAATCCTTGTTGGTTGGCTGTTTTATAAATGGCATCTTCACTTTCACTCAGTAACAATGGATCTTGCCCTACCAAAAAGTAAACTTTGGCTAAACGTTGGGAAAGATGTTGATTAAGTTGCTCTGGGAAGATGCGATTCATTATTTATGTTTAACCTGTTTTTCTAATGCAACCATTTTGGTAATAAGCTGACGCGCAGCTTGTTCTCGCATATCATTCCAAATTACTTCTCGTTCGCCAGATTTAGCTAATGCTGCGCGAGAGTTATCAAAGAAAGTGCGGTTGACTTTTGCCGTGATTGGGTGGCTTTCACCATTCGCTAAACGAATGCTTGCTTCCACTTCTAACATCAATACTTTTTCAGCTTCGCGTCCGCGTTTAAAGACAGAAGCGACTTCATCATTTGTACGGAATTTATTGATGCGTAAAACAGGAATGCCTTGAGTCGAATTGACGAGTTGAACATTGTTCGCTTGTAACTGATTACGCATCGCCACTGACATTTCACTGTATGGATCGGGGCTTTCAAAGGTAAGGGTACGTAATTCTTGTGGAATTAATGTACCGTTTTGAAAATGCCAGCCACAAGCAGAAAGCGCGATAATGCTTGCTACAATAAACAAAGCTTTGATTGATTTAATCATAAAAATTACCTTTATTGTGGAGTGTATAAATTTAAAATCCATACACTAATAAAGATAGAATCTGTGAAATATCAATATTCCACAGATTCTACGGATTATGGTTTAACCACAAAATTCAACATTTTTAATGGAATATAGATTTCTTTAAGAATTTCTTTTCCATCAAGGAATTTTGCAACATTAGGATCTGCTTTCGCTGTCGCTTTAATTTCTTCTTCTGAAGAGGTTGCAGGAACAGTCACTTTTCCACGAACCTTGCCGTTTACTTGCACAACAATGAGTTTTTCATCTTCTACCATTGCGGCTTCATCAGCTTTCACCCATTCAGCGGTATCGATGTTGCTTTCATTTCCTAGCGCTTGCCATAATTCAAAGCAGATATGTGGCGTAATTGGATAAAGCATACGAACAACTGCACTTAATGCTTCCGCCATGACAGCACGATCTTGCTCGCTTTCTAAGGAAGCCTTAGTGAGTTTATTCATCAATTCCATTACTGCTGCAATCGCAGTATTAAATGTTTGACGACGACCAATATCATCGCTCACTTTCGCAATCGTTTTATGTACTTCACGACGAAGTGCTTTTTGCGCTGCTGAAAGTGCGGTGATATCTAGGCTAGTTTTTGCTGGGTTTTGTTGATATTGGTATACCAAATTCCAAACACGCCCTAAGAAACGTTTCGCGCCTTCTACGCCAGATTCTTGCCATTCCAAGGTCATTTCTGCTGGAGAGGCAAACATCATAAAGAGACGAACAGTATCGGCGCCATATTTTTCTACCATTTCTTGTGGGTCAATACCGTTATTTTTGGATTTCGACATTTTGGTCATGCCACTGTGGACTAATTCACGCCCTTCAGGATCGGTGGCTTTAATGATGCGACCTTTCTCATCACGATCAAGAGTCACTTGAGTTGGGCTCACCCAAATACGCTCATTGGTTGGACTGGTGTAGTAGAAGGCATCTGCAAGCACCATACCTTGACACAATAATTTATCGGCTGGTTCGTCACTGGTTACAAATCCTGCATCACGTAATAATTTGTGGAAGAAACGGAAGTAGAGCAAGTGCATTGTTGCGTGTTCAATACCACCAATATATTGATCCACTGGTAACCAATAGTTTGCTTCTTCCGCATCAAGCATGCCATTTTGATATTGTGGACAAGTGTAGCGCGCGTAATACCAAGAGGATTCCATAAAGGTATCAAAGGTATCCGTTTCTTTTAACGCTGGTGCGCCGTTGAGCGTCGTTTTTGCCCAATTAGGATCAGCTTTAATTGGGCTTTTCACGCCATCCATTACCACATCTTCAGGCAGAATAATAGGTAAATCTTCCATTGGTGCAGGTACTACATCGCCATTTTCAAGGGTTAGCATCGGAATTGGCGCACCCCAATAACGTTGGCGAGAAACGCCCCAGTCACGTAAACGGTAATTCACTTGACGTTTTCCAACACCTAATTTTTCTAATTTATCTGCAATTCCGTTGAAAGCGCCATCAAAATCTTTACCATCAAACTCGGCTGAGTTCACTAATTTACCGTGTTCAACGAAAGCTTGTTTGGTTAAATCAATTTCTTCATCTGCAAGCGGTGCGATCACTTGTTTAATTGGCAAACTGTATTTCTGAGCAAATTCAAAGTCACGTTGGTCGTGAGCTGGAACCGCCATGACAGCACCTGTGCCATAGTGCATTAACACGAAATTCGCAACCCAAATTGGTAATTTTTCACCCGTCAATGGATGAATGGCAAATAAGCCCGTTGCCATTCCTTTTTTCTCCATTGTCGCAAGATCAGCTTCTGCTACTTTTGCGTTTTTCGCTTCTTGGATAAAGGTGGCTAATTCAGGATTATTTTGAGCCGCTAAACTTGCTAATGGATGTGCTGCCGCAATGCCTAAATAACTCACTCCGTAAAAGGTATCTGGACGCGTGGTGTAAACCGCTACTTTTTTGTTGGTATCTGCAACATCAAAGGTAATTTCTACCCCTTCAGAACGACCGATCCAGTTGCGTTGCATAGTTTTTACCATGTCTGGCCATTGTGGAAGGGTATCTAAACCACCTAATAATTGCTCTGCATAGTCAGTAATTTTGATAAACCATTGTGGGATTTCTTTTTGTTCCACAGGTGTATCACAACGCCAGCAACAACCTTCGTGTACTTGCTCGTTTGCGAGTACGGTTTCATCATTCGGACACCAGTTTACTGTTGAGGTTTTTTTGTATACTAAGCCTTTTTTGTAAAGCTCAGTGAAGAACCATTGTTCCCATTTGTAGTATTCTGGTTTACAGGTTGCCATTTCACGATCCCAGTCGAAACCAAAGCCTAAAAGCTGAAGTTGTTTTTTCATGTAGGCAATGTTTTCGTATGTCCATTTAGCAGGTGCGGTTTTGTTTTTGATCGCCGCACCTTCTGCCGGCAAGCCGAAAGCATCCCAACCAAATGGTTGCAACACGTTTTTACCTAGCATACGTTGATAACGAGAAATTACATCACCAATAGTGTAGTTGCGCACATGCCCCATATGCAGGCGACCCGATGGATATGGGAACATAGAAAGACAGTAATATTTTTCTTTAGATTCGTCTTTGATTGCTTTAAAAACTTTATTTTCTGCCCAATATTGTTGAACCTTTGGTTCGATCATATCGGGGCGATATTGTTCTTGCATAAAATCACCTTAAATTTTAACCGCACTTTTGCAGCATTTTGACAATAGAAAATGTGGCATAGAATACCGTAAAAAGGCATAAATTGATAGGGCAGGAGACCAAAGTGCGGTGATTTTTTTCTTTGTTTTTACAATAGATTTTGAATTTCTTTTGGAATTAATTTGGGTTCAGGAATCCAAACTTGTTTGTGTCTGCTCAATTCCCCTTTTTCTAAAATAATACTGCTTTTGGGCACTTTGAAGGATTTACTTAAAAATTTCAATAAATGCGCATTTGCTTGACCATCAACAGGTGGCGCAGTAATGGTAATTTTTAGTTCATCATCGTGAATGCCAGCAATATGATCTTTA
This portion of the Haemophilus haemolyticus genome encodes:
- the ampD gene encoding 1,6-anhydro-N-acetylmuramyl-L-alanine amidase AmpD, which encodes MRKIKDIEKGFLTNCRQIPSPHFDKRPDLQDISLLVIHYISLPPEQFGGGYVDDFFQGKLDPKIHPYFEEIHQMRVSAHCLIERDGRITQYVNFNHRAWHAGLSCFQGREKCNDFAIGIELEGSNEQPFTNEQYLALQELTNLIMKSYPKITKERIVGHCDISPGRKIDPGQYFDWERYFACLK
- the rppH gene encoding RNA pyrophosphohydrolase: MIDFDGYRPNVGIVICNRNGQVLWAKRCGQNSWQFPQGGINDNESAEQAMYRELYEEVGLQPKDVRILYVSKHWLRYKLPKRLLRYDSKPMCIGQKQRWFLLQLVGDEKNINMQTTKSPEFDGWRWVSFWYPVRQVVSFKKEVYRKAMKEFSGVLFSENPPVYQPARELEQKSYTHPKKYNGSKFPKRSFNKTRNS
- a CDS encoding sulfite exporter TauE/SafE family protein; translated protein: MLSFILLCLLVGAVAGFFAGLFGIGGGLLIVPVLVYLLPMVGVPESLLMSTALGTSFATIVITGFSSAQRHHKLGNVVWSAVKILAPSIMVSVFICGFFIGKLDRDISSKLFACLVVYLAVKMVLSIKPKTNKTVKPLTTQSSIIGGILIGMASSAAGIGGGGFIVPFLNSRGIDMKKAIGSSAFCGMLLGTSGMFSFMLSGWGNVAMPEYSLGYIYFPAVLCITATSFFTSKLGATATSKLPVPTLKKGFALLLITIAVDMFIR
- the lgt gene encoding prolipoprotein diacylglyceryl transferase — its product is MNSNYLLLPHFDPTIFTLGDSNIGLRWYGLMYLLGFIFARWLAVRRASRPNSGWTVDQVDTLLFNGFMGVFIGGRVGDVFFYNLERFLQEPLYLFRVWEGGMSFHGGLIGVIVAMIWTSYSQKRNFWQTADFVAPLIPFGLGLGRIGNFINLELWGRETDVPWAMIFPNDPLLLPRHPSQLYEAFLEGVVLFTILNIFIKKPRPMGSVAGLFLIGYGIFRFIVEYVREPEVENFFGVITRGQALCLPMIIGGALIMAWAYSHKSAVIK
- a CDS encoding thymidylate synthase, producing MKQYLDLCRRIINEGEWVANERTGKRCLTVINADLEYDVANNQFPLITTRKSYWKAAIAEFLGYIRGYDNAADFRALGTKTWDANANENAAWLANPHRRGVDDMGRVYGVQGRAWRKPNGETIDQLRKIVNNLTNGIDDRGEILTFFNPGEFDLGCLRPCMHTHTFSLVGDTLHLTSYQRSCDVPLGLNFNQIQVFTFLSLMAQITGKKTGKAYHKIVNAHIYEDQLELMRDVQLKREPFPLPKLEINPDIKTLEDLETWVTMDDFKVVGYQSHDPIKYPFSV
- the tadA gene encoding tRNA adenosine(34) deaminase TadA, whose product is MDVSKVRSEFDEKMMRYALELADKAETLGEIPVGAVLVDDAGNIIGEGWNLSIVQSDPTAHAEIIALRNGAKNIQNYRLLNTTLYVTLEPCTMCAGAILHSRIKRLVFGASDYKTGAVGSRFHFFDDYKMNHTLEITSGVLAEECSQKLSAFFQKRREEKKIEKALLKKSD
- a CDS encoding DUF721 domain-containing protein: MENKAERYQKAVNIMDVLEQSPFAKIMKKGLAINELNQKFNRIFPQEFHGKFRIGNMTDNSIFIETANAIVRQGILFRQTELLKLIQEEFPHVKRLEITINPGF
- the secM gene encoding secA translation cis-regulator SecM, which gives rise to MISGTVKPNFWSRLLLSIIAIFALPNAQSFENQNNAENYSSSVSIQQALETVKVAREVQRQAIPQPLISRQTEKQPKIQPHFLADALNPSAPIRAGPLLI